A genome region from Manihot esculenta cultivar AM560-2 chromosome 5, M.esculenta_v8, whole genome shotgun sequence includes the following:
- the LOC110614523 gene encoding pentatricopeptide repeat-containing protein At4g02820, mitochondrial yields the protein MWFRSIRFQATFAAAARYFSVTANAEKAVGSGFATTRTGGGTDTLGRRLFSLVYAERSAVIAIEKWKAEGQKVQKYQLNRIVRELRKLKRYKHALEICEWMTQQQGIKLMPGDYAVHLDLIAKVRGLSSAEKFFEDLPDKMRGWQTCTALLHTYVNNKLLEKAEALMEKMSECDFLKNHLPYNRMLCLYVANGQLEKVPEVIKELKKKTSPDVVTYNVWLSACASQNDVETAKEVFMEMKKAKVDPDWMTFSTLTNLYVKNQLLQDAASTLKEMEKMASRKNRPAYSSLLSLHANMRDRNGVCRIWNKMKSCFCKMNDAEYICMMCSLVKLEEIEEAENIYSEWESVSGHGDPQIPNILLAAYINRNQMEQAQSLHHRMVQKGIRPCYTTWKLLTWGHLKSKQMEKVLDCFKKVIGSAKKWSPDEKLISEIFRNLEEKGNVEGAGEFFVLLRNAGHESTEVYNSLLRTYAKAGKMPLLVAEHMKKDNVELNEETHRLLQITSNMCISEVSSPVF from the exons ATGTGGTTCCGGTCCATTCGATTTCAGGCAACCTTTGCGGCCGCCGCGCGCTACTTCTCGGTGACTGCGAATGCAGAGAAGGCTGTTGGGAGCGGATTCGCAACTACGAGAACAGGTGGCGGGACAGACACACTGGGAAGAAGACTATTTAGTCTGGTGTACGCCGAACGCAGTGCAGTAATTGCAATAGAGAAGTGGAAAGCAGAGGGCCAAAAGGTACAAAAGTATCAGCTTAATCGAATTGTTAGAGAGCTCCGAAAGCTCAAGCGGTATAAGCACGCACTCGAG ATTTGTGAATGGATGACACAACAGCAAGGTATCAAGCTCATGCCAGGTGACTATGCTGTGCATTTGGACTTGATTGCAAAGGTTCGAGGTCTAAGTAGTGCAGAGAAGTTTTTTGAGGATCTCCCAGATAAAATGAGAGGCTGGCAGACCTGTACTGCTCTTCTTCATACTTACGTCAACAATAAGTTGCTTGAAAAGGCTGAGGCTTTAATGGAGAAAATGTCTGAATGTGATTTCTTGAAGAATCACCTTCCTTACAACCGCATGCTATGTCTTTATGTGGCAAATGGGCAATTGGAGAAGGTTCCTGAAGTCATTAAGGAGTTGAAGAAAAAAACTTCACCAGATGTTGTTACTTACAATGTGTGGCTGAGTGCATGTGCCTCACAAAATGATGTTGAAACTGCAAAAGAAGTCTTTATGGAGATGAAGAAAGCAAAAGTTGATCCGGATTGGATGACTTTTAGCACATTAACTAACTTATATGTAAAAAACCAACTCCTTCAAGATGCAGCATCTACTTTGAAAGAGATGGAGAAGATGGCTTCACGGAAAAATAGACCTGCTTATTCTTCCCTCCTCAGTTTGCATGCAAACATGAGAGATAGGAATGGTGTATGCCGAATCTGGAATAAAATGAAATCATGCTTTTGTAAAATGAATGATGCTGAATACATTTGTATGATGTGTTCCCTTGTGAAACTTGAGGAGATTGAGGAAGCAGAGAATATTTACTCTGAGTGGGAGTCAGTTTCTGGACATGGTGATCCCCAGATCCCAAACATACTGCTTGCAGCTTATATTAATAGAAACCAGATGGAACAAGCTCAAAGCCTACACCATCGCATGGTACAGAAGGGTATTCGTCCTTGTTACACTACTTGGAAGCTTCTTACATGGGGCCATTTGAAATCAAAGCAGATGGAAAAAGTTTTAGATTGCTTTAAAAAAGTCATAGGCAGTGCTAAAAAATGGAGTCCTGACGAAAAGTTGATTTCAGAAATATTTAGGAATCTTGAGGAGAAAGGGAATGTTGAAGGAGCAGGGGAATTTTTTGTGTTGCTTCGAAACGCTGGCCATGAAAGTACAGAGGTATATAATTCCCTCCTACGAACTTATGCTAAAGCAGGTAAAATGCCTTTATTAGTTGCAGAGCATATGAAGAAAGATAATGTTGAGTTAAATGAAGAAACACACAGGCTTCTACAAATTACTAGCAACATGTGTATAAGTGAAGTCTCAAGTCCTGTGTTTTGA
- the LOC110616223 gene encoding uncharacterized protein LOC110616223, which produces MAGYEDEEVGFEEGMAWLPSQIKHEAIWETKEDHHHHHHHCHQYRNLAKLPLQPQQLRSKSSPKPHGRTKYPINWASGGHGMQAIFLDTGENSCGTGVFLPRRAGTNLQSSKRPACAPVLLPARVVQALNLNAHEIGLQISRRQDAKNKSKGGDCVSMKNKNSKDASTECCVVSQNENSSPEIFLPKEWTY; this is translated from the exons ATGGCTGGTTATGAAGATGAAGAGGTTGGGTTCGAAGAAGGAATGGCATGGCTTCCTTCTCAGATTAAACATGAAGCAATATGGGAAACCAAG gaagaccaccaccaccaccaccaccactgtCATCAGTATCGTAATCTTGCTAAATTGCCTCTGCAGCCGCAACAGCTG CGCTCAAAATCTAGCCCAAAGCCTCATGGTAGAACAAAATACCCCATTAATTGGGCATCAGGAGGACATGGAATGCAAGCTATTTTTCTAGATACGGGTGAAAATTCATGTGGGACTGGAGTTTTTCTTCCAAGAAGAGCAGGCACAAACTTGCAATCCAGCAAGAGGCCAG CTTGTGCTCCTGTTCTTCTACCTGCGCGAGTAGTTCAAGCTCTTAATCTCAATGCCCATGAAATTGGCCTGCAGATATCTCGCCGCCAAG ATGCAAAGAATAAATCAAAAGGTGGAGACTGTGtttcaatgaaaaataaaaatagcaaGGATGCATCAACAGAATGTTGTGTGGTATCGCAGAATGAGAATTCTTCGCCGGAGATATTTCTTCCCAAAGAATGGACTTACTAG
- the LOC110614524 gene encoding mitochondrial Rho GTPase 2, whose amino-acid sequence MPGPASHTRTSVRVVVAGDRVTGKSSLIAAAATESFPDNVPRVLPPTRLPSDFFPDRVPITIIDTSSALENRGKLFEELKRADVVVLTYACDQPLTLNHLSSFWLEELRRLEIKAPIVVVGCKVDLRDETQPVALELFMGPIMKRYREIETCIECSAVTLTLVPDVFYYAQKAVLHPATPLFDQENQTLRPRCERALRRIFLLCDRDMDGALNDTELNDFQVKCFNAPLQPAEIVGVRRVVQEKKKEGVNDLGLTLEGFLFLHTLFIEKGRLETTWSVLRKFGYDDELKIRDDLLPVSSKHAPDQSIEMTIEAVEFLRGIFRLFDINNHGALRPADLDELFSTAPENPWCEAPYRDAAERTTQRNLTLKGFLAEWDLMTLLNPKGSLANLIYVGYGGNPASALRVTRRRTVDRKKQQTERNVFHCLVFGPKDAGKSALLSSFLERPFSAVHNPSRAQCYAANVVDQHGGNKKTLVLQEIPEDGAMKVLSHRESLAAYDVAIFVYDSSNEYSWKRSCEVLVEVARRGEESGYGVPCLLIAAKDDLDPYPMALQDSLAVCEELGIEAPIPVSVKLGETNNVFCRILSAAERPHLSIPETEAGRRRKYFRQLVNHSLLFVSVGAAFTVVGVAAFRAYNARKNSST is encoded by the exons ATGCCAGGCCCTGCCTCTCACACCAGGACCAGCGTGAGAGTCGTAGTTGCAGGGGACCGTGTAACCGGGAAATCTAGCTTGATTGCGGCCGCTGCCACCGAGTCTTTCCCTGACAATGTCCCTCGCGTGCTTCCTCCTACTCGCCTTCCCTCCGATTTCTTCCCCGATCGCGTACCCATCACCATCATCGACACTTCTTCCGC TTTGGAGAATAGAGGCAAGCTCTTTGAAGAATTGAAGCGGGCAGATGTGGTGGTGTTAACTTATGCTTGTGATCAACCTCTGACACTCAATCATCTGAGTAGTTTTTGGCTTGAGGAACTCCGGCGATTAGAG ATCAAGGCACCGATTGTTGTAGTTGGTTGCAAGGTAGATTTGCGAGATGAGACTCAGCCTGTTGCCCTGGAGCTGTTCATGGGGCCAATCATGAAACGGTATAGGGAAATTGAGACTTGTATAGAATGCTCTGCAGTTACCCTAACACTG GTCCCAGACgttttctattatgctcaaaaAGCTGTACTTCATCCAGCAACCCCATTATTTGACCAAGAAAATCAAACTTTAAGACCTCGATGTGAGAGGGCATTGAGAAGGATATTTCTTCTTTGTGACCGTGACATGGATGGTGCACTCAATGATACAGAGTTGAATGACTTTCAG GTCAAGTGTTTTAATGCTCCACTGCAGCCTGCTGAAATAGTGGGTGTGCGAAGAGTTGTAcaggaaaagaagaaagaaggtgTAAATGACCTGGGTCTTACCCTTGAAGGGTTCCTTTTTCTCCACACCCTTTTTATAGAAAAAGGGCGACTTGAAACAACATGGTCTGTGTTGAGAAAATTTGGCTATGATGATGAATTAAAAATCAGAGATGATCTTCTTCCTGTTTCATCAAAGCATGCTCCTGACCAG AGTATAGAGATGACAATTGAAGCTGTGGAGTTTCTTCGTGGTATCTTCCGATTGTTTGACATTAATAAT CATGGAGCACTACGACCTGCTGATCTTGACGAGCTATTTTCAACTGCTCCAGAAAA TCCTTGGTGTGAGGCACCTTACAGGGATGCTGCAGAAAGAACAACACAGAGGAATTTAACTCTTAAGGGTTTCCTGGCTGAg TGGGACCTTATGACGTTGCTTAATCCAAAGGGTAGCTTGGCTAATCTTATATATGTTGGTTATGGTGGAAATCCTGCTTCAGCATTACGAGTTACTCGAAGAAGAACAGTGGATCGCAAGAAGCAACAAACAGAAAGAAATGTTTTTCATTGCTTAGTTTTTGGCCCAAAAGATGCTGGAAAGTCTGCTCTGTTGAGTTCTTTTTTAGAAAG GCCATTCTCAGCAGTTCATAATCCATCAAGGGCTCAGTGTTATGCAGCAAATGTTGTTGACCAGCACGGG GGCAACAAGAAGACTCTTGTTTTGCAAGAGATTCCAGAAGATGGAGCGATGAAAGTTTTGTCACATAGAGAATCTCTGGCAGCATATGATGTTGCTATTTTCGTCTATGATAG TTCAAACGAATATTCATGGAAAAGATCTTGTGAAGTGCTTGTGGAGGTAGCTAGACGAGGTGAAGAAAGTGGCTACGGGGTGCCTTGCCTTCTTATTGCAGCCAAGGACGATTTGGATCCATATCCAATGGCACTACAAGATTCACTAGCT GTTTGTGAGGAGTTGGGAATAGAGGCTCCTATTCCTGTCAGCGTAAAATTAGGGGAAACAAATAATGTGTTCTGTAGAATTCTAAGTGCAGCAGAACGCCCTCATTTGAGCATTCCTGAAACTGAGGCTGGTAGGAGACGCAAATACTTTCGCCAACTTGTCAATCACTCTCTTCTGTTTGTGTCAG TTGGGGCTGCTTTCACTGTCGTTGGGGTGGCAGCTTTTCGTGCTTACAATGCAAGGAAGAATTCTTCTACGTAG